From a single Gemmatimonadota bacterium genomic region:
- a CDS encoding M20/M25/M40 family metallo-hydrolase: MIALVASSAAPASTQTLATDDPVLQQIWDHAMNRSQLEPLAQALLDSIGPRLTASPGMERAQDWAVRRLSGWGYDARREEYGTWEGWDRGPSTVSLIQPRVRTLEGRILAWSPGTGGRAVEGGVSVLPTIRSAADWQRFLGSVRGTYVMLSFPQPTCRSDDQWHEFAQPGSFERMDEARQRAEQAWNANLRAAGGNDPRFRDLHQQLEQAGALGIVTSQWPGSYGTTRVFNAYAREIPTFELGCEDYGLVYRLADNGQAPVLRLTAEARNLGEVPVYNVIAARRGSELPDEYVMLSAHFDSWEGGSGATDNGTGSLLMMEAARILADVYPNPKRTIIVGLWSGEEQGLNGSHAFVEDHPEIRDGLQALFNQDNGTGRVVNISASGFLGAGASLGRWLSQVPSEVTRFIDENFPGMPSGGGTDSASFVCAGAPGFGLGALSWDYGTHTWHTHRDTFDKLVFDDLKNNAVLVASLVYLASEDPELVDRTRRVMPVNGRTGEQMEWPTCDQAVRDSRNSPRM; encoded by the coding sequence ATGATCGCGTTGGTCGCTTCGAGCGCGGCGCCCGCGTCGACCCAGACACTGGCCACGGACGACCCCGTGTTGCAACAGATCTGGGATCACGCGATGAACCGCTCCCAGCTCGAGCCCTTGGCGCAAGCGCTGCTCGACTCCATCGGCCCCCGGCTGACGGCATCCCCGGGGATGGAACGCGCCCAGGACTGGGCGGTCCGCCGGTTGTCCGGTTGGGGATACGACGCCCGGCGCGAGGAATACGGAACCTGGGAAGGTTGGGACCGGGGACCCAGCACCGTGTCCTTGATCCAACCCCGCGTGCGCACCCTCGAGGGACGGATCCTGGCCTGGAGTCCGGGAACCGGCGGGCGGGCGGTGGAAGGTGGCGTCTCCGTGCTTCCGACCATCCGCTCCGCTGCCGACTGGCAGCGCTTCCTGGGTTCGGTGCGGGGGACCTATGTGATGCTGTCGTTCCCGCAGCCCACCTGTCGCTCGGATGACCAGTGGCACGAGTTCGCCCAGCCCGGCTCCTTCGAGCGCATGGACGAAGCCCGCCAACGGGCAGAGCAGGCGTGGAATGCCAACCTGCGCGCGGCCGGTGGCAACGACCCCCGTTTCCGCGACCTGCACCAGCAGCTCGAACAAGCCGGAGCGCTGGGGATCGTGACCTCGCAGTGGCCTGGCTCCTACGGCACCACGCGCGTGTTCAACGCCTACGCGCGCGAGATCCCGACCTTCGAGCTGGGGTGCGAAGACTACGGGCTGGTGTACCGCCTGGCCGACAATGGCCAGGCGCCGGTGCTGCGTCTCACCGCGGAGGCCCGCAACCTGGGCGAGGTGCCCGTCTACAACGTGATCGCGGCGCGGCGCGGTAGCGAGCTGCCCGACGAGTACGTGATGCTCTCCGCCCACTTCGATTCCTGGGAGGGCGGCTCGGGCGCCACCGACAACGGTACCGGCTCGCTGCTCATGATGGAGGCGGCACGCATCCTGGCCGACGTCTATCCCAACCCCAAGCGGACCATCATCGTGGGACTCTGGAGCGGCGAGGAGCAGGGCCTCAATGGCTCGCACGCGTTCGTCGAAGACCATCCCGAGATCCGCGACGGACTTCAGGCGCTCTTCAACCAGGACAACGGAACCGGACGGGTGGTCAACATCAGCGCGTCAGGCTTCCTCGGCGCCGGAGCCAGCCTGGGACGTTGGTTGTCGCAGGTGCCGTCGGAGGTCACCCGCTTCATCGACGAGAACTTCCCGGGGATGCCGTCCGGTGGAGGGACGGACAGCGCGTCGTTCGTCTGCGCCGGCGCGCCGGGCTTCGGGCTGGGTGCCCTGAGCTGGGACTATGGCACGCATACCTGGCACACGCATCGCGACACGTTCGACAAGCTCGTCTTCGACGATCTGAAGAACAACGCCGTGCTGGTGGCGTCGCTGGTCTACCTGGCCTCCGAGGATCCCGAGCTGGTGGACCGCACGCGCCGGGTCATGCCGGTGAACGGTCGCACCGGTGAGCAGATGGAATGGCCCACCTGCGATCAGGCCGTGCGCGACAGCCGCAACAGTCCGCGCATGTGA